The genomic DNA AGGGCATCGCGCCTGCGCCGCATTCGCTGCTGGTGAACACGATGCACCACCAGGCGATCGCCTGCGTGGCCGACCCGCTGCAGGTGAGCGCGGTCAGCGGCGACGGTCTGGTCGAGGGTTTGGAGGACCCATCGCGGCGCTTCTACCTCGGCGTGCAGTGGCATCCTGAGTACCTCGACGACAACGTTCCGCTGTTCGAAGCCCTGGTTGCCGCCGCGAAGTAGCACGCCCGCTCGGCCTCTTGATAGGGCGAGCGAAAAAGTGGGCGCAAAGGGACAGCCATGACAATTTCTTCGAAGCTTTCGAACGTCTTGCACTGAGGCATCGACAATACGATCGCTATATGCCCAGGTCGGAAAATCTTGGGACCATTACTGCATGAGTTTGCCATGGATAACATTGTCATGGGTACCGGTTCGCGCCCACGTCGGCGCACCGCCCATCCATGCTTGGCACGCATCGCCCGCCCTTTGTGAAGGTCGCTTGGGTTTCGCACACGGGATGGCGGGCGCTTGCTATAATCCATTTAGTTTGATTATCAAAGCATTGAAGGCGCGCCTCGAAAGCGCGGCCAAGGACGGAGCAGCATGGGCAGCACGATCATCGGATGCGGAAAGTCCCTCCCGAAGCTGGAAGTGGCCAACGACGAGCTGAAAGCGCTCGTCGACACGAACGACGAATGGATCAGCACGCGCACGGGCATCAGATCGCGCCACGTTGCCGTCGAGGAAACCGCTACCGATCTGGCCGAAGCCGCTGCCCGCCAAGCGCTGGGTCTTGCCGACGGCGGCTGGCGCGAGGACGGCGAGGCCATCGACCCCGCTTCCATCGACCTCGTCATCTACGCCACCATCACGCCCGACGTGCTGGTGCCCTCGGCCGCCGGGCTGCTGCGCCGCCGCCTGGGTCTCGAGAACGCCATTGCGTTCGACCTGAACGCCGCCTGCACGGGCTTCGTGTACGGCCTGACCGTGGCCGAGTGCATGATGGCCGGTTCGACCGCCGGAGCGCCCGGTGCCGCGGGCCGCAACCCCGTTCGCCGCGCGCTCGTGGTGGGAGCCGAGCGCCTGACGCGCGTGACGGGCTGGAGCGACCGTAACACCTGCGTGCTGTTCGGCGACGGCGCTGGCGCGGCGGTGCTGGAGTGGAACGAGAACCGACCTGGCATCATGAGCAGCTTCATCACGAACGCCGACGACGACACGAACGCGCTCACCTGCTCGTTTGCCTACGACGCCCCGTTGCCGTTCGACATCGACGGCGCGTCGCCCGAAGCCCCCGAAGACGCATCGCTCTCCCGTATCGATGCCGAGCTGGGCATTACCGAATTCGTCGACGCGGGCGAACCGCGCCAGGTATTGCGCATGGACGGCCCCAAGGTGTTCAAGTTCGCCGCCGAGGCCATGACCACGGCCGTGCACGAGGCGCTCGACCGCGCAAACCTCACGCTGGATGACGTCGCCTGCATCGTGCCCCACCAGGCGAACGAGCGCATCATCAAGTACGCCGCCAAGAAGCTGGGGCGCCCGATGGATTTCTTCCAGCTGTCCATCGACCACACTGGCAACACGTCGGCCGCCAGCCTGCCTATGGCTCTATGCGACGCGTACAACGCCGGCCGCATCAGGCGCGGCGACAAGGTAGTGCTCGTCGCATTCGGCGGCGGCTTCACCTCCGGCGCGGTGCTGCTGGAAGCGTAAATCAGCAAGCGAGCATGGCAGAGGGATGAGATATCGACCACGTCCCTCTGCCATCGATCACCAAACGAAACGGGCGCCCGAAGGCGCCCGTTTCGTTTGGTGATCGATGTTTCCTACCGCTTGGGCAGAGCTCGAAGCACAGCGCGAGCGCATAGCACAGCGGCCACCGCCTTCAGCAAGTCGGGCACGGCGAAGGGCGCGATAGTCACCATGAAAGCCGCCGCCAAATCGACGCCTACCACAGCAGCGTACTGGAAGCATCCGCACACGTACGTCACGATGATGAACGCCAAGCAGGCCACCATGTCGACCACGATCGCCATCGGACCCGAAACCCCCTTCTCGCCGATCGCACGCCTCAGACCCTCGCGAACGAGCAGCGCAACCACCGCAGCCAGCAGAAATCCCCACAGGTATCCGCCCGTCGGTCCCATCAACATGCCGATACCGCCGCGCATGCCTGAGAACATCGGCAAACCGATAGCTCCTAGCGCCAGGTAGCCGGCGATAGAAGCCATACACTGCTTCGGCGTGAGCACCATAATTGCGAACATGACCGCGAACATCTGCAGCGTCAGCATCACCGGCCCGATCGGGATGGACACCCATGCGGACACGCCCAAAAGGGCGATAGTCAACGCGACGAACGCGATCGAGCGCGTGCGCGATGCCCCCATAGAACCCTGTTTCACCTTGTTTGCTTCCATGCTCCGCTCCTCTTCCAGGACGATCCTTCGTTTTCAGCAGCCTCGCACTATAAGCAAACCCCGCAGTTTTGTGAACCGCGGGGTTTAAGCAAGGGTGACAATCTGGATGCGCGATACGAGCGGCTTAGAACTTCGCTTTCAGTTCTCCGCTCTCGAGCTTCTTCAAGCGTCCCATCTCTAAGACGATGAACACCACCGTGGTGAAGATGGCCAGGAAGTCGGCCGCGGGGGTGGCGAAGTACAGCGCGTCGAGGCTGACGAACTGCGGGAACCAGCTGGGCAGCACCATCGGCAGCACGATGAGCAGCGGCACCAGGAACAGTATCTGGCGCGTCAGCGACAAGAAGATGGACTTGAGCGGCTGCCCGGTTGCCTGGAAGTAATTCGAGCCCACGATCTGGAAGCCGATGAAGGGCAGCATGAGCAGCTGCACCTTGAGGGCGAACACCGTGAAGTCGCGCAGTGATTCGTTCGTGATGCCGAAGAACCCGACGATCTGCTCGGGGAACAGGTGCACGAGCGCCCACAGCGCCAAACCGATGCCCGTCGCCCCGAAGATGCCGTACCATAGCGTCTTCTTCACGCGTTCGAACAGGTGCGCGCCGTAGTTGAAGCCCAGCAGCGGTTGGATGGCGATGGACACGCCGATCAGCGGCAGCACCGCGAACATGGCCACGCGCTGCACCACGCCGATAGACGCGAGCGCCCCCTCGGCTCCCAGCGGGCTCATGGCGCCGTACATGTTCAGCAGATTGTTCAGCACGAAGTTCACCACGGCCATGCCCGCCTGTACGGCGAAGCTGGCCAGACCCAGCGACAGAATCAGCCGCACCGTGCGCAGATGCAGCGGCAAGTAGTGCAGATGCAGCTTCATAGGAACGTTCTTCGTAACGATGAAGTACCACAGCACCGTGGCGCACGAGATGGCCTGGCCGCACACCGTGGCCAGCGCGCTGCCCTGCACGCCCCAGCCCAGCACCATGACGAACAGGAAGTTGAACACCGTGCACGATACCGCGCCGATGATCATGGTGCCCAGCGCGCGGTTCGGTGCGCCGGCCGTACGGATGAAGTTGTTCACGCCCATGCCGATGCACTGGAACACGAAGCCCAGCGAGATGATCTGGATGAACGAGCGAGCGTACTCCCAATCCTCCGCCGTGGCGCCCGACACGCCGAGCAGCGCATTGACGCAGGCGGGAATATGCATGAGCACGGCCACGATCACCGCGAACACGAGAGACAGGCACACCGTGTTGCCCAGGCTACGCTCGGCCTCCACCCGGTTGCCCTCGCCCATGCGCAACGCTGCCAGCGCATTACCGCCGTTGCCCACGAGCATGGCGATGGCCATGAACACCGTCATGATGGGCATGGCCACCGTGGCGGTGGCAAGGCCGATCTCGCCCATGGCCTGCCCCAGGAAGACGGAGTCGATGACGTTGTACGCACCGTTGACCAGCATGCCCAGGATAGAAGGGATGGCGAATTCCACGATAAGCCGCGGAATGGACGCCGTACCCATGCGGCTGACTTTATCGTCGCGGCCGGTGCGCTTCGGATCTTTGCCGATCGGTGCTCCGGCACGTTCTTCATTGAGGTCGAGAGAGGGGTTCGTTGCTTCTGATTCCATGAGTTCGCCGCTGCCTTTCGAGCTTCTCCAATTTCGAGGAACGGCACATTGTAACCCATCTTTTCGCCGCCGCACAGCCTGGAAATCGGATACACCGTAAAGCCGCACCGCGTATGCTATATTGGAGCAACATCGCCACGTTACATGGAGAACAGGGGAAGCATGTACCGGATGAAGGAATTCTCGGCCATGACAGGCCTGCCGCAATCGAAGATCCGTTTCTACGAGAAGCACGGCTTGATTCTCTCGGATCGTCAGGAAAACGGTTACCGAGTATTCACCCCCGAAGATGCCTTCAAATCAAACGCATTTCGTGTGCTGCTGCAATACGGGTTCAGCATCGATGAAGCGGTCGCTATGCTCGACGCGAAACAAGGCACAGAAGAGTTCGAGCGGTCACTGCTGCATCAACAAGAAAAGCTCATGCACGAAGCCGACCTGATCGCGTACCGACTAAGACGGCTTGAAAGCACCCTTGGCGCGATACAGTCTGAACCTGGTTTAGAGTTCGAACTGGTGGATGCCGCCGATCAGGTGTACATCAACTCTTCATACGGACGAGACTTCCATGTCTCGCTCGAGCACGAGAAAACGATCTCGCAGTATTACAACCTTCTGAGCATCACCAGCTGTGCACGCATCATCAAGCGAGACGACCTGCTGGACAACCGCCCAACGGTCAACCCCGACTATGTCATGACCATGCCCGAACACGAGAGCTACCGCCTTGACGAAGGGGCGCGAAAGCAGGTAAAGCGCCTCTGCTTGGGAAAATGCATTCGCTTTAGAAGACAAGCGACCCGAACGGAAAGCGTGCAGAAGGAAACGTTCACGAGCCTGTTCGAACACCTCGACAGCCACGGTTATCGAGTGAGGAACGACATCATCCTCTTCCCCTCCTTCCTCAATCTCGACGGATTCGGAAGCGACATCGAAACTCTGTACGTGCCCGTCAGCTGAAGTGCATAAGGAAAGGGCTTCGGCGCAGCGAACGCGACGAAGCCCTTCAAGGGAGGGAAAGAACCGCGTTGCTAGTACAGCACCTCTTCGTCAGGCGCGTACACATGGCAGTTCTCGCAGTAGTTGAACGTGATCTCTTTGTCCTTCTCGTGGCAGTTCACGCATGCATTGTAGCCGCCGTGCAGGGAATCATGCGGATTCCAATCACCCAGGTCAGCAGTGCGCTCGGCAAGCGCTTCGTAGCTACCGCCATGGCAGCTGAGACACTGCTCGTCGGAAACGTAGGCGCCCGCCTCGCTCGACACCGTTTGGGTCTTCGTACCCTCGCTCGACCCGGAATCGGCCTGTTGCGGCGCACAACCCGCTATCGCGAACACCGCCACCAACGCAACCGCCACGAGGGCAATCATAATGTCCAGACGCAAGGTAGACCGACTCATGCCTGGCCTCCTTTCAACATATGCTCTACCGCCACGTAGCCGAACGTCGCCGCACGACCCACCGACGTGCCGGGAATATGGCGCGGGTAGTTGCCTGCGTAGAAGTTGCCCGACACGTTGCCCGTGGCATAGAGTCCTTCAATAACCTTGCCGTCCTTGTCCAGCACCTGGGTGTCGCCGTTGATGGTGAGGCCGCCCACCGTGGCAAGGATGACGCTGTTCGTGACCAAGGCATAGTACGTCTCACCCGTGAAAGGCTTGTTGTTGCCCGTGTAACGGTAGTAGTCGGGGTCGCGCTCCAAGCCGTCCTCGAAGAAGCTGTTGTAGCGCGCCACCGTTTCCTCAAGGGCGGCGGCGTCGATGCCCGCCTTAGACGCTAGCTCGCCCAAGGACGAAGCGCGGAACAGATGGCCCTTGGCCTCGTCGCGCTCAAGCTGTTTCTCGGCGCTCGGCTCCTTCTCCAACGCAGAGGCGATCATAGCCTGGTCGAAGATATGGAAACACTGATGGCCGCGGCGCTTCTGCACGTTGATGGCGTTCGACATGTACTGGCGCGCTTGGTTCTCGTTCACAAAGCGCTTGCCCTCTTCGGTGACGATGATCGAGTAGTTCATAGCGCCGGGGAAGTACACGCGCTTCTCGACGAACGTGGACGGGGTGGCGTTGCTGAAGTTCATGACCGGATGCGGCAATGAGTCCATGTCCGCGCCGATACTGAGGCCCATCATGTGGCCGTCGCCTGTGGTTCCCCAGCTGGGATTCCACCACACAGAGGACTCGTAGTCTTCAGGGCGCACCCACGCTTGCATCATCTCAGGGTTCGCGTCGTAGCCGCCCGTGGCCAGCAACACGCCCTTGGATGCGTTGATGCGCACGTATCCGTCGCCGTTCTTAGCGATGCAGCCGATCACACGACCGCCGTCTTCGCGGATGAGCTGCACGGCGGGCATCTCATAGCGAATCTCCAGGTTGTCGTAGGTTTCGGCAACCGCGCGCAGCTCCTTGCACACGTACAGGCCGAACAGCCACGTAGTGCTGATACCCTCGGGCATCTTGAAGTTGACGTAGCTGTCGATGACGGGGAAACCGTTGTAGTTCGGCGCCTGGTCGAACTTGTACAGCTGCCAACCCGAACCACCCTTGTCGAGCATATCCTGCCAGAAATCGGCTACTTCGCCCGACCGGTTCACGTACGTTTCGATGGAGCAGGGGTCGACGCGCCAATCCGCAGCACGGTAGATCTCATCGCGCAGCTGAGCAGGATCGATATCAATCCCCTGCTCCTTTTGGAACTTCGCGCCCACCGCGCCGAAACTCTCCCACGCCGAGCGTCCCTCGGTCATCTTCTCCAACGTGATGACCTTCGCGCCCTCCTCGGCCGCCTTCAAACTGCCCATCAGCCCGCCGATGCCGGCGCCGATGATGAGAACCTCGCACTCCTCGGTAGAGCTGATCTCAGATTCGGCGATATCACGATCCTCGAACGCGATCGGCCCGCGCGGACCGGGAAAATCAGCCTTGCGCAGAGGGCACAGCGACGCATCGTCACCCAGAGCCTTGGAATACTCGTTGCCTGAATCCGTCGCCTCCGTTGATTGCGCATCGGCAGCCCCGTCGTCCGCAAACGCCTTGCCTGCTCCGGGAAACGCGAGCATGCCCGCTGCCGCAGCTCCGGTTAACCCCGCTCCTCTGAGAAAGTCTCGCCGTGACAATCTGGCTTGTTCCATCTCTCCTCCTTTACGTACGTTCCCTCTTGACGCCGCTCAGGGCGCAGGGACAACGGTAGACCCTGAACCATGTCGAGGGTCAAGCAGGAGATTCAAAGAGAACGACGGGCTTTTCGACAGAACGAGCGTGCTACACGAGGTGCGCTTCGCCGGAGGAGATTGCGGTTTCGATGCCGGATTCGCTACGCAGCACGAGACGGCCTTGAGCGTCGACGCCCACAACCGCCCCTTCCGCCAGCAGATTGTCCGCACGATCGACCATGCGAACGTTTTGTCCGTTCAAGCTGGAGTAGGCGTTGAACTCGTCCACAAGCGGTGCGAAGCCGTTGCGCCGCCATACACCGTACAGCGGCGCGAAGGCGGCGAGGAGCGCTTCGAGCACTGCTTCGACAGCGACGGCCGGCGCGGCAACGGAATCCGCGAGGTCGGCCACGTACGCAGGACGATTCTTGCCTCCCACGTCGGGGCGCTTGTCGGGCGGCAGTACGTTCACGCCCACGCCCACGCACACGCCGCCGCCGTGCGCCTCGAGCGAGATGCCGCAAAGCTTCGCGAAATCAGGCGCTCGGTCGTCTCGCGCACTGCAAGCATCGCCTTCGTTGGCACAAAATAACCGCTGTGCACGATTTTTCTGCCCTAATTCCTTCCCAGATTCGGAAAACCCCAGGTCGCGAATTTCGGTTGCTTCAGGAAATCGTGCATAGCGCGCCTTTTGTGCCAGCACCACATCGTTGGGCCATTTGATGCGCACGGCCTCCTCAGCCCGCGCGCCCGCCAGCGCAACGAGTGCGCGGCGCACCGCCAT from Eggerthella lenta DSM 2243 includes the following:
- a CDS encoding 3-oxoacyl-ACP synthase III family protein, with the translated sequence MGSTIIGCGKSLPKLEVANDELKALVDTNDEWISTRTGIRSRHVAVEETATDLAEAAARQALGLADGGWREDGEAIDPASIDLVIYATITPDVLVPSAAGLLRRRLGLENAIAFDLNAACTGFVYGLTVAECMMAGSTAGAPGAAGRNPVRRALVVGAERLTRVTGWSDRNTCVLFGDGAGAAVLEWNENRPGIMSSFITNADDDTNALTCSFAYDAPLPFDIDGASPEAPEDASLSRIDAELGITEFVDAGEPRQVLRMDGPKVFKFAAEAMTTAVHEALDRANLTLDDVACIVPHQANERIIKYAAKKLGRPMDFFQLSIDHTGNTSAASLPMALCDAYNAGRIRRGDKVVLVAFGGGFTSGAVLLEA
- a CDS encoding biotin transporter BioY; amino-acid sequence: MEANKVKQGSMGASRTRSIAFVALTIALLGVSAWVSIPIGPVMLTLQMFAVMFAIMVLTPKQCMASIAGYLALGAIGLPMFSGMRGGIGMLMGPTGGYLWGFLLAAVVALLVREGLRRAIGEKGVSGPMAIVVDMVACLAFIIVTYVCGCFQYAAVVGVDLAAAFMVTIAPFAVPDLLKAVAAVLCARAVLRALPKR
- a CDS encoding MATE family efflux transporter, coding for MESEATNPSLDLNEERAGAPIGKDPKRTGRDDKVSRMGTASIPRLIVEFAIPSILGMLVNGAYNVIDSVFLGQAMGEIGLATATVAMPIMTVFMAIAMLVGNGGNALAALRMGEGNRVEAERSLGNTVCLSLVFAVIVAVLMHIPACVNALLGVSGATAEDWEYARSFIQIISLGFVFQCIGMGVNNFIRTAGAPNRALGTMIIGAVSCTVFNFLFVMVLGWGVQGSALATVCGQAISCATVLWYFIVTKNVPMKLHLHYLPLHLRTVRLILSLGLASFAVQAGMAVVNFVLNNLLNMYGAMSPLGAEGALASIGVVQRVAMFAVLPLIGVSIAIQPLLGFNYGAHLFERVKKTLWYGIFGATGIGLALWALVHLFPEQIVGFFGITNESLRDFTVFALKVQLLMLPFIGFQIVGSNYFQATGQPLKSIFLSLTRQILFLVPLLIVLPMVLPSWFPQFVSLDALYFATPAADFLAIFTTVVFIVLEMGRLKKLESGELKAKF
- a CDS encoding MerR family transcriptional regulator, which encodes MYRMKEFSAMTGLPQSKIRFYEKHGLILSDRQENGYRVFTPEDAFKSNAFRVLLQYGFSIDEAVAMLDAKQGTEEFERSLLHQQEKLMHEADLIAYRLRRLESTLGAIQSEPGLEFELVDAADQVYINSSYGRDFHVSLEHEKTISQYYNLLSITSCARIIKRDDLLDNRPTVNPDYVMTMPEHESYRLDEGARKQVKRLCLGKCIRFRRQATRTESVQKETFTSLFEHLDSHGYRVRNDIILFPSFLNLDGFGSDIETLYVPVS
- a CDS encoding cytochrome c3 family protein, with product MSRSTLRLDIMIALVAVALVAVFAIAGCAPQQADSGSSEGTKTQTVSSEAGAYVSDEQCLSCHGGSYEALAERTADLGDWNPHDSLHGGYNACVNCHEKDKEITFNYCENCHVYAPDEEVLY
- a CDS encoding FAD-binding protein, whose translation is MEQARLSRRDFLRGAGLTGAAAAGMLAFPGAGKAFADDGAADAQSTEATDSGNEYSKALGDDASLCPLRKADFPGPRGPIAFEDRDIAESEISSTEECEVLIIGAGIGGLMGSLKAAEEGAKVITLEKMTEGRSAWESFGAVGAKFQKEQGIDIDPAQLRDEIYRAADWRVDPCSIETYVNRSGEVADFWQDMLDKGGSGWQLYKFDQAPNYNGFPVIDSYVNFKMPEGISTTWLFGLYVCKELRAVAETYDNLEIRYEMPAVQLIREDGGRVIGCIAKNGDGYVRINASKGVLLATGGYDANPEMMQAWVRPEDYESSVWWNPSWGTTGDGHMMGLSIGADMDSLPHPVMNFSNATPSTFVEKRVYFPGAMNYSIIVTEEGKRFVNENQARQYMSNAINVQKRRGHQCFHIFDQAMIASALEKEPSAEKQLERDEAKGHLFRASSLGELASKAGIDAAALEETVARYNSFFEDGLERDPDYYRYTGNNKPFTGETYYALVTNSVILATVGGLTINGDTQVLDKDGKVIEGLYATGNVSGNFYAGNYPRHIPGTSVGRAATFGYVAVEHMLKGGQA
- a CDS encoding biotin--[acetyl-CoA-carboxylase] ligase, producing the protein MSKGRSVPSFCVDGSSSLRKGDARVSEFGFGNEGEGGSPSGFPFRIALHEEVASTNDEVKRALEAGEPEGLVVRALRQVSGYGRQGRSWTSPEGGLYCSLLLRPQVAPRELPTLSLVVGMAVRRALVALAGARAEEAVRIKWPNDVVLAQKARYARFPEATEIRDLGFSESGKELGQKNRAQRLFCANEGDACSARDDRAPDFAKLCGISLEAHGGGVCVGVGVNVLPPDKRPDVGGKNRPAYVADLADSVAAPAVAVEAVLEALLAAFAPLYGVWRRNGFAPLVDEFNAYSSLNGQNVRMVDRADNLLAEGAVVGVDAQGRLVLRSESGIETAISSGEAHLV